One stretch of Bacteroidota bacterium DNA includes these proteins:
- a CDS encoding tail fiber domain-containing protein produces MKTKLFSIVLIVALTTSIYSQNITNTLGAGGVFYIKDATSNFFTLTQSTGQVNILKGLRLEVTGNSATTGVIFKGTDRFIHDYKAPGTDGYNIFMGINAGNFTMSGTNNEASYNNAFGELSLSSITTGYTNSAFGSTALHSNTSGNGNSAFGMSSLFANTGGQVNSAFGLSSLQANTTGHYNSAFGYASLYSNETGTYNSALGSYSLMFATGHFNTALGSKSGYNVTTGFNLTLIGYDAQPSAGTAMNEMTFGNGVTILRSGTSTITTISDARDKKNIKDLNLGIDFLMKLKPRQFNWDKREWYGSKKSDGSKMQKAPTAGFIAQELDTAQMSENAEWLNLVLKTNPNKLEATSGNLLPIIVKAIQDLKKENDVLKSKNEMSQVANENLKTTTDELKNRLTKYEKMQIQLAAEIEKLKANNNETTNVSLGTK; encoded by the coding sequence ATGAAAACAAAATTATTCAGTATCGTATTGATAGTTGCACTTACGACATCCATCTACAGTCAAAACATTACTAATACTCTTGGCGCAGGCGGAGTATTTTACATAAAAGACGCAACCAGCAATTTTTTTACCTTAACCCAATCAACCGGACAAGTCAATATTTTAAAGGGTTTACGGCTTGAGGTAACAGGAAATAGCGCAACAACCGGGGTAATATTTAAAGGAACGGATAGGTTTATTCACGATTATAAAGCGCCAGGAACAGACGGGTATAACATATTTATGGGAATAAATGCCGGTAATTTTACGATGAGTGGCACTAACAATGAAGCAAGTTATAATAATGCATTTGGTGAGTTGTCATTATCCTCTATTACAACGGGCTATACTAATTCCGCCTTTGGAAGCACGGCACTTCATAGCAATACCTCAGGGAATGGTAATTCCGCGTTCGGGATGAGTTCGCTTTTTGCCAATACCGGAGGACAAGTAAACTCAGCCTTTGGATTAAGTTCACTTCAGGCTAACACGACAGGTCACTATAATTCAGCATTTGGTTATGCTTCACTCTACAGCAATGAAACCGGCACGTATAATTCTGCCTTAGGTAGTTATTCTCTGATGTTTGCAACTGGTCACTTTAACACTGCATTGGGATCTAAATCAGGTTACAATGTTACAACCGGATTTAATCTCACCTTAATTGGATATGATGCTCAGCCGAGCGCCGGCACTGCAATGAATGAGATGACATTTGGAAATGGAGTTACTATACTTCGGTCTGGAACTTCAACAATTACCACGATATCCGATGCAAGAGATAAAAAAAATATTAAAGATTTAAATTTAGGAATTGATTTCTTAATGAAATTAAAACCAAGACAATTCAACTGGGATAAAAGAGAATGGTATGGCAGTAAAAAATCAGATGGGAGCAAAATGCAGAAGGCACCCACTGCTGGCTTTATAGCGCAAGAACTTGATACAGCACAGATGAGTGAAAATGCTGAATGGCTTAATCTCGTGTTGAAAACAAATCCAAACAAATTAGAGGCAACCTCAGGCAACCTTCTGCCAATTATTGTAAAAGCAATACAGGATTTGAAAAAAGAGAATGACGTATTAAAATCAAAAAATGAAATGTCTCAGGTTGCTAATGAGAATTTAAAGACTACCACCGATGAGTTAAAAAATAGACTAACCAAATATGAGAAGATGCAAATTCAATTAGCTGCTGAAATAGAAAAGCTAAAAGCAAATAATAATGAAACTACCAATGTGAGCCTGGGGACGAAATGA
- a CDS encoding T9SS type A sorting domain-containing protein, with protein sequence MKIKIYGLFTLFISSLMYCQSQSNSNYSAGTNIDIGAGADVCADVIAGAGTYSGTGHFCSGPLLFAQEGALDLTFNSTGKVENTSLSGMKSVAIQADQKIVVAGYSSNGTNDDFAVVRYNSDGTLDNTFGTSGKVTTSIGSYNDVAYSIAVQSSDQKIVVTGTTSNGTDNDLAVIRYNSNGTLDNTFGTSGIITAVIGNSDNPGYGVAIQSDGKIVVAGYAHIGSYDDFEVVRFTSVGTFDNTFVTNGVVTTNFGAGAAVGNSVAIQTDGKIVVAGYFSGSNTAVDFAVARYNSNGTLDTGFDTDGKVMTAIGAATDWGNSVAIQSDGKIVVAGYSNNGTNDDFAVVRYNSDGSLDTGFDGDGKVTTAIGSGSDWGYSVAIQLDGKIVVAGFTYNGSNNDFAVVRYNSDGSLDTAFDTDGKVTTDFGSGSYDVGNSVALQTDGKIVVAGMSHGYYGALVRYTGSSGPVVLPVELTSFTISVITGHVVLKWKTATEVNNYGFEIERMTPSQTLPLVGGGQGGGWSKIGFVEGAGTTNAPKEYSYSDKNISVGKYSYRLKQIDRDGKFEYSQSVEIIVGQTPNVFALEQNYPNPFNPSTMINFRLSTSNFTMLKVYDAIGREVATLVNETKEAGYYSKPFDGTKHSSGIYFVRLQSGHEVQLKKMQLLK encoded by the coding sequence ATGAAAATTAAAATATATGGCCTTTTCACTCTTTTCATTTCTTCACTGATGTACTGCCAAAGCCAGAGTAATTCGAATTATAGTGCAGGTACAAACATCGATATCGGTGCCGGAGCAGATGTGTGTGCCGATGTGATTGCAGGAGCTGGGACCTATAGCGGAACCGGACACTTTTGCAGCGGTCCGTTACTTTTTGCACAGGAAGGGGCGCTGGATCTTACATTTAACTCAACAGGAAAAGTAGAAAACACTTCGCTTTCCGGAATGAAAAGTGTCGCAATACAAGCCGATCAAAAAATTGTTGTTGCAGGATATTCTAGCAATGGCACGAATGATGATTTTGCAGTAGTCCGCTATAACAGTGATGGAACATTGGACAATACTTTTGGCACGAGTGGAAAAGTAACAACTTCGATTGGTTCATACAATGATGTTGCGTACAGCATTGCCGTACAATCATCTGATCAAAAGATCGTCGTTACGGGCACTACTTCCAACGGTACTGATAATGATCTTGCCGTTATTCGTTACAACAGTAATGGAACATTGGACAACACATTTGGGACAAGTGGAATAATAACAGCGGTGATTGGCAATAGCGACAATCCAGGATACGGCGTCGCCATTCAATCAGATGGAAAAATTGTTGTTGCAGGATATGCTCATATCGGTTCGTATGATGATTTTGAAGTAGTCCGCTTTACCAGTGTTGGGACATTTGACAATACCTTTGTCACCAATGGGGTAGTAACGACCAATTTCGGTGCAGGAGCCGCTGTCGGAAACAGCGTTGCAATACAAACTGATGGAAAAATTGTTGTTGCGGGATATTTTAGTGGTAGCAATACTGCGGTTGATTTTGCGGTAGCTCGCTATAACAGCAATGGAACATTGGATACCGGTTTTGATACTGATGGAAAAGTAATGACCGCAATTGGTGCGGCCACGGATTGGGGAAACAGTGTCGCCATTCAATCCGATGGAAAGATTGTTGTTGCTGGATATTCAAATAATGGAACAAATGATGATTTTGCAGTAGTCCGTTATAACAGCGATGGATCTTTGGACACTGGATTTGATGGTGACGGAAAAGTAACGACCGCGATTGGTTCAGGAAGTGATTGGGGGTATAGCGTCGCCATCCAATTAGATGGAAAAATTGTTGTTGCCGGATTTACGTACAACGGTAGTAATAATGATTTTGCGGTAGTCCGTTATAACAGTGATGGATCATTAGATACTGCATTTGATACTGACGGAAAAGTAACCACCGATTTTGGTTCAGGAAGCTACGATGTGGGAAACAGTGTTGCCCTCCAAACCGACGGGAAGATTGTTGTGGCGGGGATGTCTCACGGCTACTATGGTGCATTAGTTCGTTATACTGGTTCATCCGGGCCGGTTGTTCTTCCGGTTGAACTTACTTCTTTTACAATCTCTGTTATCACTGGCCATGTTGTGCTGAAATGGAAAACTGCCACAGAAGTGAATAACTACGGATTTGAGATTGAACGAATGACCCCCTCCCAAACCCTCCCCCTTGTAGGGGGAGGGCAGGGTGGGGGTTGGAGCAAGATTGGTTTCGTTGAAGGTGCGGGAACAACCAATGCGCCGAAAGAATATTCATATTCCGATAAGAATATTTCTGTAGGAAAATATTCTTACAGATTAAAACAGATCGATCGCGATGGAAAATTTGAATATTCACAATCTGTTGAAATAATAGTCGGACAAACACCGAACGTATTCGCACTCGAACAAAACTATCCCAATCCATTCAATCCTTCTACGATGATAAATTTTCGGTTATCAACGAGCAATTTTACAATGTTGAAAGTATACGATGCGATTGGAAGAGAAGTAGCCACCTTGGTGAACGAAACAAAAGAGGCAGGATATTATTCTAAACCGTTTGACGGAACAAAACATTCGAGCGGAATATATTTTGTTCGGTTGCAAAGCGGTCATGAAGTGCAGCTGAAGAAAATGCAATTATTGAAATGA
- a CDS encoding T9SS type A sorting domain-containing protein — MKNLFLALSFILAFTANLQSGIKYVTAIGSGAGTSWSDAASFQSALTAATSGDQIWVAKGTHKPSSAYDLTNTSRYYHFRMINGVAIYGGFAGTESVTSQRTSYGVGGTNETILSGDLNNNGKDDNDCYHIFYHPSGLSLTSSAILDGFTIKGGNANAISSDPHYHGGGMYNSSSSPTITNCTFTSNSATYQSGGMYNWDASSPTITNCTFSLNSAGTYGGGMINQAGSNPIITNCTFSSNSAGTGGGGMYNNGSSPTLTNCTFTSNSASSFGGGLANSTSSSTITNCTFKSNSSASGGGMYNYLYSATLINCVFTSNLATTDGGGMNNYTSSPTLTNCTFSLNSATYRGGGMFNYYGGVSTDYSSPTLNNCIIWGNVATDGHEFFIYDGTTTLNYSCYTNLAGDIYINTGTFTATNNNITTDPQFVGSSINATHPYSILGTSSCVDVGYDSYNSQVYDIRGAGYARKSEKIAGATGTIDMGAYEYKLNADALPVELTSFAASTAGVVVTLHWQTATEVNNFGFEIEKSRIRNTEVNSQNKAEAWARVGFVEGNGTTNAPKEYSYSDKNMSVGKYSYRLKQIDRDGKFTYSQSVEVTFEQSPKEFALKQNYPNPFNPSTVIGYQIPNSSKISLKVFDAIGREVVTLVNEVKETGTYSVRFDGATLSSGIYFAKLTSAGKTQIRKLLLMK, encoded by the coding sequence ATGAAAAATCTCTTCCTGGCTCTTTCATTTATACTTGCATTCACTGCCAATCTGCAGAGTGGAATTAAATATGTCACGGCTATTGGATCCGGCGCCGGCACCAGTTGGTCAGATGCCGCTTCATTCCAATCGGCCTTAACTGCTGCAACATCCGGTGACCAAATCTGGGTTGCAAAGGGAACGCATAAGCCAAGCTCTGCTTATGATTTAACAAATACTTCACGCTACTACCATTTTAGAATGATTAACGGAGTCGCAATATACGGCGGCTTTGCCGGGACGGAATCTGTCACAAGTCAGCGAACAAGCTATGGTGTTGGAGGAACAAACGAGACCATATTGAGTGGCGATTTAAACAATAATGGAAAGGATGATAATGATTGCTACCACATTTTCTATCATCCATCAGGTTTGAGTTTGACCAGTTCTGCAATTTTAGATGGCTTTACCATTAAAGGCGGAAATGCAAATGCAATTAGTAGTGACCCGCATTATCATGGCGGCGGAATGTATAATTCTTCTTCTTCTCCCACAATCACCAATTGTACATTCACATCTAACTCGGCTACTTACCAGAGTGGAGGGATGTATAATTGGGATGCCTCCTCTCCAACCATCACCAATTGTACATTCTCGTTGAATTCTGCCGGTACATACGGCGGTGGGATGATTAATCAAGCTGGATCTAATCCAATCATCACAAATTGTACCTTCTCATCGAATTCAGCCGGCACTGGTGGTGGTGGAATGTATAATAATGGATCTTCTCCAACCCTCACGAATTGTACATTCACATCAAATTCGGCTTCTAGTTTTGGTGGTGGGCTGGCTAATTCTACTTCTTCCTCAACTATCACCAATTGTACATTCAAATCGAATTCGTCGGCTAGCGGTGGTGGGATGTATAATTATCTTTATTCTGCAACACTCATCAATTGTGTGTTCACATCAAATTTGGCAACCACTGACGGTGGTGGGATGAATAATTATACTTCTTCTCCAACACTCACCAATTGCACATTCTCATTGAATTCGGCTACATACAGAGGTGGCGGAATGTTTAATTATTATGGTGGAGTATCTACTGATTATTCCTCTCCAACATTAAATAATTGCATTATTTGGGGAAATGTGGCTACAGATGGTCATGAATTCTTTATTTATGACGGAACAACTACACTGAATTACTCCTGTTATACAAATTTAGCTGGAGATATCTATATAAATACTGGAACATTTACTGCCACAAACAACAATATTACCACCGATCCTCAGTTTGTTGGTTCTTCAATTAACGCAACACATCCATATTCTATTCTTGGAACGTCATCCTGTGTCGATGTTGGCTACGATTCGTACAATTCTCAAGTATATGATATTCGCGGTGCAGGATATGCCAGAAAATCAGAAAAAATTGCCGGTGCAACCGGCACGATTGATATGGGTGCATATGAATATAAACTAAATGCTGATGCGCTTCCGGTCGAGCTTACTTCATTTGCTGCAAGTACAGCCGGTGTAGTTGTAACGTTACATTGGCAAACAGCAACGGAAGTAAATAATTTTGGGTTTGAAATTGAGAAGAGCAGAATACGGAATACAGAAGTCAATAGTCAGAATAAAGCAGAAGCGTGGGCAAGAGTCGGATTTGTGGAGGGAAACGGAACAACAAACGCGCCGAAAGAGTATTCATACTCCGATAAGAATATGTCTGTAGGAAAATATTCTTATCGTTTAAAACAGATTGACCGTGATGGGAAATTCACGTATTCACAATCTGTGGAAGTGACATTCGAACAATCACCCAAAGAATTCGCACTCAAACAAAATTATCCCAATCCTTTTAACCCTTCAACAGTGATCGGTTATCAAATACCAAACAGTAGTAAGATATCATTGAAAGTGTTTGATGCAATTGGAAGAGAAGTTGTAACGTTAGTGAACGAAGTGAAAGAAACGGGAACATACTCTGTTCGTTTTGACGGTGCTACGCTTTCCAGCGGAATATATTTTGCGAAACTTACATCGGCAGGAAAAACTCAAATCAGAAAATTACTGTTGATGAAATAA
- a CDS encoding DUF4097 family beta strand repeat-containing protein: MNSSSILRLTLFVLLTAVFVTGLIAYSNSRGYSKHETDSFDSDVSSSASGAVSVDDRNRKYEKLFIVQEGGEVNVEADAGTVKIDSWEKNEVSVVVEIEGSDSRAEKYKVEFRQEGNIIYVTGKVRDKGFFKWHVGDLEAYYTIYTPKKFNTVVKTSGGNVESKNLIGKVDYNSSGGNIKVEKIDGETILSTSGGNVDAIEVKGDIDAETSGGNVFCENIVGNVKGYTSGGDVEFAGVDGRVKGGTSGGNVTVKVTGDNKGIEVETSGGDIDIFVKNGIGADVDAETSGGSVDCDLPVTVRGKVRESELHGKINGGGNPIRANTSGGSIRIATLK; encoded by the coding sequence ATGAATTCATCTTCAATACTTCGACTGACACTTTTTGTTCTTCTCACCGCAGTTTTTGTTACAGGACTCATCGCATATTCAAATTCCAGAGGTTATTCAAAACACGAAACTGATTCGTTTGATTCGGACGTATCTTCATCGGCATCGGGTGCTGTTTCTGTAGATGATCGCAATCGTAAGTACGAAAAACTTTTTATCGTTCAAGAAGGAGGCGAAGTGAATGTTGAAGCGGATGCTGGAACGGTGAAGATCGATTCATGGGAAAAAAATGAAGTGAGCGTTGTTGTGGAGATTGAAGGGAGCGACAGTCGTGCGGAGAAGTATAAAGTGGAGTTTAGACAGGAAGGAAATATTATTTATGTCACCGGAAAAGTAAGAGACAAAGGTTTCTTCAAATGGCATGTTGGCGACCTTGAAGCATATTATACGATCTACACCCCCAAAAAATTCAATACCGTTGTGAAGACCAGCGGAGGGAATGTTGAGTCCAAGAATCTTATCGGTAAGGTTGATTATAATTCGAGCGGTGGGAATATCAAGGTTGAAAAAATTGATGGAGAAACAATTCTTTCTACTTCAGGCGGTAATGTTGATGCAATAGAAGTGAAAGGAGATATTGATGCAGAAACTTCCGGTGGGAATGTGTTCTGTGAAAATATTGTCGGAAATGTGAAAGGTTATACATCAGGCGGCGATGTAGAATTTGCCGGTGTTGATGGAAGAGTAAAAGGGGGAACATCGGGAGGCAATGTTACTGTAAAAGTTACCGGGGATAATAAAGGGATCGAAGTTGAAACATCCGGCGGCGATATTGATATTTTTGTGAAAAATGGAATTGGTGCCGATGTTGATGCTGAGACAAGCGGTGGGTCGGTCGATTGTGATTTACCGGTAACAGTTCGCGGAAAAGTTCGAGAGAGCGAACTGCATGGAAAAATTAACGGAGGAGGGAACCCGATTCGCGCAAATACTTCCGGCGGAAGTATCAGGATTGCAACGCTGAAATAA
- the tsaD gene encoding tRNA (adenosine(37)-N6)-threonylcarbamoyltransferase complex transferase subunit TsaD produces MESAIILGIETSCDETSVAVLRDGKLLSNIISSQIVHEQYGGVVPELASRAHQKLIVPVVNEAMAKAEVRKEELSAIAVAVGPGLMGSLLVGVNFGKAFAYGLGIPFIAVNHMEAHIYSNFIEDPTPRFPFLNLTVSGGHTQLVLLKDEFSYEIIGETKDDAAGEAFDKVAKMLRLGYPGGPQVDKWSKKGNPTAIKFPRPYATENDFDFSFSGIKTSVLYYLRDHKLRDTEIPEQRLADICASFQSSVVDVLVQKTIRAAKYFSVDDISVAGGVSANSRLREEMKRATDQNGLNLFIPKFELCTDNGAMIAEVGYRKFIRNMVSSMNITATANLEL; encoded by the coding sequence ATGGAATCTGCCATAATTCTTGGAATAGAAACATCATGTGATGAAACCTCCGTTGCCGTTCTTCGTGACGGAAAATTATTATCGAATATTATCTCTTCGCAGATCGTTCACGAACAGTACGGCGGTGTCGTTCCGGAACTTGCCTCGCGCGCACATCAAAAATTAATTGTCCCTGTGGTGAATGAGGCGATGGCAAAAGCTGAAGTGCGGAAAGAAGAACTTTCAGCAATCGCAGTTGCCGTTGGTCCAGGATTGATGGGATCACTTCTGGTTGGTGTGAATTTTGGAAAAGCGTTCGCATATGGATTGGGGATTCCTTTTATTGCCGTTAATCATATGGAAGCGCACATCTATTCCAATTTTATAGAGGATCCGACTCCGCGATTTCCTTTCCTAAATTTGACGGTCTCTGGAGGTCACACACAATTAGTATTATTGAAGGATGAATTTTCATACGAAATCATAGGCGAAACGAAGGATGACGCAGCGGGAGAAGCATTTGATAAGGTTGCGAAAATGTTACGATTAGGATATCCCGGCGGTCCACAGGTAGACAAATGGTCAAAGAAAGGAAATCCGACAGCAATAAAATTTCCACGACCATACGCAACGGAAAATGATTTTGATTTCAGTTTTAGCGGAATAAAAACATCGGTATTGTATTATCTTCGCGATCATAAATTACGAGATACGGAAATTCCCGAACAGCGTCTTGCAGATATTTGTGCAAGCTTTCAATCCTCCGTTGTTGATGTGCTTGTTCAAAAAACTATTCGTGCGGCAAAATATTTTTCGGTAGATGATATTTCCGTTGCAGGCGGAGTATCGGCAAATTCCCGATTGCGCGAAGAGATGAAAAGAGCTACTGATCAAAACGGTTTGAATCTCTTTATTCCAAAATTTGAACTATGCACGGATAATGGTGCAATGATTGCAGAAGTAGGTTACAGAAAATTTATTCGGAATATGGTATCTTCCATGAATATTACGGCGACAGCGAATTTAGAATTATGA
- the trpA gene encoding tryptophan synthase subunit alpha, with protein MNRITLKFQEYRTSQKNAVIPYITPEFPIKGVTVPLILALEKAGAAMIEIGIPFSDPLADGPTIQHSSEIAIKNGATLRRVLEVVKEVRTKTEIPLILMGYYNPILNYGVEKFLVDANSSGVDGLIIPDLPPEESEEFRLLCKKNGLSNIFLIAPTSSDGRIQYIDELSTDFTYCVSMTGVTGARNSFGGNFDEFLTRVKMNTKKPFVVGFGIKSKEQIIQISKMANGAVVGSALLQAIADKRTIDEVTATASQFLTSLV; from the coding sequence ATGAACAGAATTACCTTAAAATTTCAAGAATATCGAACCTCCCAAAAAAATGCAGTTATTCCGTACATTACTCCGGAGTTTCCAATCAAAGGAGTCACCGTACCGCTAATTCTTGCTCTTGAAAAAGCAGGGGCAGCAATGATCGAAATTGGAATTCCTTTTTCTGATCCTCTCGCAGACGGACCGACTATTCAACACTCATCAGAAATTGCAATAAAGAATGGCGCTACACTTAGACGAGTATTGGAAGTTGTGAAAGAAGTCCGGACGAAAACTGAGATTCCGCTGATCTTAATGGGATATTACAATCCCATCTTGAATTATGGTGTAGAAAAATTTCTTGTTGATGCTAATTCTTCCGGTGTTGATGGATTGATTATCCCGGACCTTCCGCCCGAAGAGAGTGAAGAGTTCCGTTTGTTATGCAAAAAAAATGGATTAAGCAATATTTTCTTGATCGCACCCACATCATCGGATGGAAGGATACAATATATTGATGAACTTTCAACTGACTTTACCTATTGCGTTTCCATGACCGGCGTTACTGGTGCACGAAACTCGTTTGGCGGAAATTTTGATGAATTTTTAACACGCGTAAAAATGAATACCAAAAAACCGTTCGTGGTAGGATTTGGAATAAAGAGTAAGGAGCAAATCATTCAGATATCGAAAATGGCAAATGGCGCAGTGGTTGGTTCAGCGTTATTGCAAGCAATTGCAGATAAACGCACCATCGACGAAGTTACCGCCACTGCATCACAATTTCTTACTTCATTAGTGTAA
- a CDS encoding chorismate mutase: MDNIEHWRNKIDETDKKLVELLNERALFADEIGKIKEQLGMEAYSPKREKEVLENIMKHNKGPLNDLALRRLFERIIDESRKLEREAMSERKKPK; this comes from the coding sequence ATGGATAACATTGAACATTGGCGAAATAAGATTGATGAGACAGACAAGAAACTTGTTGAGTTATTGAATGAGCGTGCTCTATTTGCTGATGAGATTGGTAAGATTAAAGAACAGCTGGGGATGGAAGCTTATTCTCCAAAAAGAGAAAAGGAAGTGTTGGAAAATATCATGAAGCATAACAAAGGACCTCTGAACGATCTTGCCCTTCGCCGATTGTTCGAGCGTATCATCGACGAATCCCGCAAACTTGAACGAGAGGCAATGAGTGAACGGAAGAAACCGAAGTAA
- the mltG gene encoding endolytic transglycosylase MltG, translating to MNGRNRSKRLLLRSVIGVVIVCLIIGGILFYLPNSFDQSPKFITVSKGQSFSSLADSLADKGIILSSFTFKLAGKIMGITHKMRVGKYSFVSGISNKNILDDIEGGLSTVNSNVALREGVRARIFARILKRHIGIDSSRFMQYYRDTSLIGIYPHNAQSIEGYLMPDTYSFFWQDDELGIVQRMITEFREFFVDSLQQRMRSLGYDLNDVMTMASIVEGEAVYDDERPIIAGVYYNRLKKRMRLQADPTVWFVVSDSSKRLTRNSLKVDSRYNTYLYYGLPPGPISNPGRQSIIAALYPMKHNFIYFVADNNGRHRFAKNYEEHQRNVRLYRRARELARNGAK from the coding sequence GTGAACGGAAGAAACCGAAGTAAACGTCTGTTATTACGTAGTGTTATTGGAGTTGTTATCGTTTGCCTGATTATCGGCGGAATCCTTTTTTACCTTCCCAACTCTTTCGACCAATCTCCCAAATTTATCACTGTCAGCAAAGGTCAATCATTTTCCAGTTTGGCAGATTCACTGGCTGATAAGGGAATTATTCTTAGCAGTTTTACTTTCAAACTTGCCGGGAAAATCATGGGGATTACACACAAGATGCGTGTAGGGAAGTATAGTTTTGTCAGCGGAATATCAAACAAAAATATTTTAGATGATATTGAAGGGGGGCTTTCAACGGTCAATTCCAATGTGGCTCTTCGCGAAGGAGTAAGAGCAAGGATTTTTGCACGGATCCTCAAACGTCACATAGGGATTGATTCCTCCCGTTTTATGCAATACTATCGCGACACATCTCTCATTGGAATATATCCACACAATGCGCAATCGATTGAAGGATATCTCATGCCAGACACCTATTCATTCTTCTGGCAGGATGACGAACTGGGAATTGTCCAACGGATGATCACGGAGTTCAGGGAGTTTTTTGTCGATTCACTTCAACAACGAATGCGATCACTTGGGTATGATCTTAATGATGTGATGACAATGGCATCTATTGTTGAAGGAGAAGCGGTCTATGACGATGAACGCCCTATCATTGCCGGTGTCTATTATAATCGTTTAAAGAAACGGATGCGGTTGCAGGCAGATCCAACTGTTTGGTTTGTTGTCTCTGATTCCTCAAAAAGATTAACAAGGAATAGTCTAAAAGTAGATTCGCGGTACAATACATATCTTTATTATGGATTACCTCCCGGCCCAATTAGCAATCCGGGACGACAATCGATCATCGCTGCGCTTTATCCCATGAAACACAATTTTATCTATTTTGTTGCGGATAATAATGGGCGTCATCGCTTTGCAAAAAACTATGAAGAACATCAACGAAATGTGAGATTATACCGTCGAGCTAGAGAATTAGCAAGGAATGGTGCAAAATAA
- the rpmE gene encoding 50S ribosomal protein L31: protein MKIDIHPEYRKAVVSCVCGNTFETRSTMGNIHVEICSACHPYYTGKHKLLDSAGRVERFNRKYAKKTAAPTA from the coding sequence ATGAAAATCGATATTCACCCAGAATACAGAAAAGCGGTTGTTTCCTGCGTTTGCGGAAACACTTTTGAAACCCGCTCGACGATGGGTAACATCCATGTCGAAATCTGCTCTGCGTGTCATCCGTACTATACCGGGAAGCACAAACTGCTTGACTCTGCCGGTCGTGTTGAAAGATTCAACAGGAAGTATGCGAAGAAGACCGCGGCGCCAACAGCATAA
- a CDS encoding GxxExxY protein encodes MKLNSITEKIIGCCIEVHKYLGPGLLESTYEECLLYELHQSGLFVERQKEIPVMYKTVRLDCGYRIDLLVEKEIVLELKAVDKILPIHEAQILTYLKLSKKSVGLLINFNSLILTKGLKRFVNNFKD; translated from the coding sequence ATGAAATTGAATTCAATAACTGAAAAAATTATTGGATGTTGTATAGAAGTCCATAAATATCTTGGCCCTGGGCTATTGGAATCAACATATGAAGAGTGTTTGCTCTACGAATTGCATCAATCGGGATTATTTGTAGAACGACAAAAAGAAATTCCGGTTATGTACAAAACTGTTAGACTTGATTGTGGGTATAGAATAGATTTATTGGTTGAAAAAGAAATAGTGCTTGAATTAAAAGCAGTAGATAAAATTCTTCCAATACACGAAGCACAAATTTTAACATATCTTAAACTTTCCAAGAAATCAGTTGGCCTTTTAATTAATTTTAATTCACTGATTTTAACGAAAGGATTAAAACGTTTTGTAAATAATTTCAAGGATTGA